Part of the Candidatus Binatus sp. genome is shown below.
CACGCGACCGTGATGGGTTGTGACGGAGTCTGACTGATTCTGCGACCGTTGTTCTGAATCATTTGGTTGCGCAATCGCGACGCATACGCCAAGATGTCGCGGGGAGCAAAAGTTAATGGAGTGTCGCGACAAACCCGCTGAAATCGCTGGCGGCGCGAAGAAGCGATACAGCAAGCCCAAGCTAGAAATTTATGGCGAC
Proteins encoded:
- a CDS encoding lasso peptide, producing MECRDKPAEIAGGAKKRYSKPKLEIYGDVADITQHVGVNGAADSPPTPGKNKTKA